The Mycolicibacterium doricum genome includes a region encoding these proteins:
- a CDS encoding DNA polymerase Y family protein → MRSVSSVAVSRVLAVWCMDWPAVAAAAAARLPPTSPVAVTLANRVIACSASARAAGVRRGLRRRESQARCPDLHVAAADPARDARHFENVTAAVDDLVPRAEVLRPGLLVMAVRGAARYFGSEQAAAERLVDAVAAAGVECQVGIADQLPTAVFAARAGRIVAPGEDAGFLSALSIRQLATEPSLAAPGREDLADLLWRMGVRTVGQFAALSRTDVASRFGADAVAAHRFARGEPARGPSGREPPAELDAVCNCDPPIDRVDAAAFAGRSLAGELHRSLEAAGVGCTRLAIHAVTEDGKELERVWRCAEPLTEDATADRVRWQLDGWLNRRNPNDRPTAPITVLRLRPVEVISAKALQLPLWGPPGGMADSAAARRVLVRVQGLLGPEAVQVPVLSGGRGPAERITFTAFGDEPVPQADPHQPWPGRLPEPSPAVLRDDPVEVLDAEGNPVRVTHRGLFSGPPARLDGGGYCGDLAWWAGPWPVDERWWDPDRAKGRTARVQVLLDGSMGQAALLLCYRQRRWYVEGAYE, encoded by the coding sequence ATGCGGTCGGTGAGTAGCGTGGCCGTCTCCCGGGTGCTGGCCGTCTGGTGCATGGACTGGCCCGCGGTCGCCGCCGCTGCGGCGGCGAGGCTTCCTCCGACGTCGCCGGTCGCGGTCACGTTGGCCAACCGGGTCATCGCGTGTTCGGCATCCGCGCGTGCCGCGGGGGTGCGGCGGGGGCTGCGACGCCGGGAGTCACAGGCCCGGTGCCCAGACCTGCACGTCGCCGCGGCGGATCCGGCCCGCGATGCCCGCCACTTCGAGAACGTCACGGCGGCGGTCGACGACCTGGTGCCGCGCGCCGAGGTGCTGCGGCCGGGGCTGCTCGTGATGGCGGTACGCGGGGCGGCGCGGTACTTCGGCTCCGAGCAGGCTGCCGCCGAGCGACTGGTCGACGCGGTCGCCGCGGCCGGGGTGGAATGTCAGGTCGGTATCGCCGATCAGCTGCCCACCGCGGTGTTCGCTGCGCGGGCAGGCCGTATCGTGGCGCCTGGTGAGGACGCCGGCTTCCTGTCCGCGCTGTCGATCCGCCAGCTCGCCACCGAGCCGAGCCTGGCCGCCCCCGGTCGCGAGGACCTCGCAGACCTATTGTGGCGCATGGGTGTTCGCACTGTCGGCCAGTTCGCCGCGCTGTCCCGGACGGATGTGGCCTCCCGTTTCGGGGCGGACGCCGTCGCCGCGCACCGGTTCGCCAGGGGAGAGCCGGCCCGCGGTCCGTCGGGGCGGGAACCGCCGGCAGAGCTCGATGCGGTGTGCAACTGCGACCCACCGATCGACCGGGTGGACGCCGCGGCGTTCGCCGGCCGGTCGCTGGCCGGAGAACTGCACCGCAGCCTCGAGGCGGCTGGGGTGGGCTGCACCCGGCTGGCGATCCACGCCGTCACCGAGGACGGCAAGGAGCTGGAACGGGTCTGGCGGTGCGCTGAACCGCTGACCGAAGATGCCACCGCCGACCGGGTGCGCTGGCAACTCGACGGCTGGCTGAACCGGCGCAACCCCAACGACCGGCCCACCGCGCCGATCACCGTGTTGCGGTTGCGGCCGGTCGAGGTCATCTCGGCCAAAGCGTTGCAGTTGCCGCTGTGGGGGCCCCCGGGGGGGATGGCCGACTCTGCCGCCGCCCGCCGGGTGCTGGTGCGTGTCCAGGGCCTACTCGGACCCGAAGCGGTGCAGGTCCCGGTGCTCAGCGGTGGACGCGGTCCGGCTGAGCGGATCACCTTCACCGCCTTCGGAGATGAGCCGGTGCCGCAAGCCGATCCGCACCAACCGTGGCCCGGGCGGCTGCCCGAACCGTCGCCCGCGGTGCTGCGCGATGATCCGGTGGAGGTGCTCGACGCCGAGGGCAACCCGGTGCGGGTGACCCACCGCGGACTGTTCTCCGGACCGCCGGCGCGGCTCGACGGCGGTGGATACTGCGGTGACCTGGCCTGGTGGGCGGGTCCGTGGCCGGTCGACGAACGATGGTGGGATCCCGATCGCGCCAAGGGGCGTACGGCCAGGGTGCAGGTACTGCTCGACGGGAGTATGGGACAGGCGGCGTTGCTGCTGTGTTACCGGCAGCGCCGTTGGTACGTGGAGGGCGCCTATGAGTGA
- a CDS encoding GMC oxidoreductase, with protein MQPDYDVLIIGSGFGGSVTALRLTEKGYRVGVLEAGRRFADEEFAKTSWDLRNFLWAPQLGCYGIQRIHLLRDVLILAGAGVGGGSLNYANTLYVPREPFFNDPQWKHITDWNEELLPHYEQAQRMLGVVPNPTFTDADRVVKEVAEDMGVGDTFVPTPVGVFFGPDGQKTPGKTVPDPYFGGAGPARRGCIEVGECMTGCRHNAKNTLVKNYLYLAEKAGTEVHPLTTVTSFEQRDDGVWEVTTVRTGRKLRRQKRTFTATNLVLAAGTFGTQKLLFKMRDTGKLPELSDRLGMLTRTNSESIVGAGRLEAADDLDLTHGVAITSSIHPTSDTHIEPVRYGKGSNAMGLLQTLMTDGAGPEGTDVPRWKQLITNARNDPHGSVRLLNVRRWSERTLIALVMQNLDNSITTFTKRTRFGTRRLTSKQGHGEPNPTWIPVGNEVTRRIAEKIDGVAGGTWGELFNIPLTAHFLGGAAIGDSPERGVIDPYHRVYNYPTLYVTDGAAISANLGVNPSLTISAQAERAASLWPNKGGQDLRPAQGDGYRRLDPIRPAHPVVPAGAPAALDWNATRQEVNRRDPTTAEAQGA; from the coding sequence ATGCAGCCTGACTACGACGTCCTGATCATCGGTTCGGGGTTCGGCGGCAGCGTGACCGCGCTGCGCCTCACAGAGAAGGGTTACCGCGTTGGCGTACTTGAAGCGGGCCGCCGCTTCGCCGACGAAGAGTTCGCGAAGACCTCGTGGGACCTCCGGAACTTCCTGTGGGCACCGCAACTGGGTTGCTACGGCATCCAGCGCATCCATCTGCTCCGCGACGTCCTCATCCTGGCCGGCGCGGGTGTCGGCGGCGGATCGCTGAACTACGCCAACACCCTCTACGTGCCGCGCGAGCCGTTCTTCAACGACCCGCAGTGGAAACACATCACCGACTGGAACGAGGAGTTGCTGCCCCACTACGAGCAAGCCCAACGGATGCTCGGCGTGGTCCCGAACCCGACGTTCACCGACGCCGACCGCGTCGTGAAGGAGGTCGCCGAGGACATGGGCGTCGGCGACACCTTCGTGCCCACACCGGTCGGGGTGTTCTTCGGGCCGGACGGGCAGAAGACCCCGGGCAAGACGGTGCCCGACCCGTACTTCGGTGGTGCCGGCCCGGCCCGCAGGGGCTGCATCGAGGTCGGCGAATGCATGACCGGATGCCGCCACAACGCCAAGAACACGCTGGTGAAGAACTACCTCTACCTCGCCGAGAAGGCGGGCACCGAGGTGCATCCGCTCACCACGGTGACCAGCTTCGAACAGCGCGACGACGGCGTCTGGGAGGTGACCACCGTGCGCACCGGCCGAAAGCTGCGGCGCCAGAAGCGGACCTTCACCGCCACCAACCTCGTTCTCGCGGCGGGCACCTTCGGCACCCAGAAGCTGCTGTTCAAGATGCGCGACACCGGCAAGCTGCCGGAGTTGTCCGACCGGCTGGGCATGCTGACCCGCACGAACTCGGAGTCCATCGTCGGTGCAGGGCGGTTGGAGGCCGCCGACGACCTCGACCTCACCCACGGGGTTGCCATCACCTCGTCGATCCACCCGACATCGGACACCCACATCGAACCGGTGCGCTACGGCAAGGGTTCCAACGCGATGGGGCTGCTGCAGACGCTGATGACCGACGGCGCCGGCCCGGAGGGTACCGATGTGCCACGCTGGAAGCAACTGATCACCAACGCGCGCAACGACCCGCACGGCTCCGTCCGGCTGCTCAACGTGCGGCGGTGGAGCGAGCGGACGTTGATTGCGCTGGTCATGCAGAACCTCGACAACTCGATCACAACGTTCACCAAACGCACCAGGTTCGGTACCCGGCGGCTGACGAGCAAACAGGGCCACGGTGAGCCAAACCCGACATGGATCCCCGTGGGTAACGAGGTGACGCGGCGGATCGCCGAGAAGATCGACGGTGTCGCGGGCGGCACCTGGGGCGAACTGTTCAACATCCCGCTGACGGCGCACTTCCTCGGCGGCGCTGCCATTGGCGACAGCCCCGAGCGCGGCGTCATCGACCCGTACCACCGGGTGTACAACTATCCGACGCTGTACGTCACCGACGGTGCGGCGATCTCGGCCAATCTCGGTGTCAACCCGTCGCTGACCATCAGTGCGCAGGCGGAACGGGCCGCGTCGCTGTGGCCGAACAAGGGTGGGCAGGATCTGCGGCCGGCGCAGGGCGACGGATACCGCCGCCTCGACCCGATCAGGCCCGCGCATCCGGTGGTGCCCGCCGGTGCGCCGGCGGCTCTGGACTGGAACGCCACCCGGCAAGAGGTCAACCGGCGCGATCCCACCACCGCCGAGGCGCAAGGCGCCTGA
- a CDS encoding beta-phosphoglucomutase family hydrolase, translating into MVTRAGNPILEARTAVLGLPERITACLFDLDGVLTDTASVHTRAWKAMFDDFLRTRAERTGEPFVAFDAGADYLRYVDGKRREDGVRSFLASRGIVLPDGRPDDPPDAETVLGLGNRKNQMFHEILRRDGIEVFEGSRRYLEDASAAGLGIAVVSSSANTEEILDVTGMARYVQHRVDGVTMREEHIAGKPAPDSFLRAAQLLDVTPARSAVFEDALAGVAAGRAGNFGYVVGVDRVGQAEELRLSGADIVVTDLAELLEAP; encoded by the coding sequence ATGGTTACCCGAGCGGGGAACCCGATCTTGGAAGCGAGGACCGCTGTGCTGGGTCTGCCCGAGCGGATCACCGCCTGCCTGTTCGACCTCGACGGCGTGCTGACCGACACAGCCAGCGTCCACACCAGGGCGTGGAAGGCGATGTTCGACGACTTCCTGCGCACCCGCGCAGAACGCACCGGGGAGCCGTTCGTAGCGTTCGACGCGGGCGCCGACTATCTGCGCTACGTGGACGGCAAACGCCGCGAGGACGGCGTCCGGTCGTTTCTGGCCAGCCGCGGGATCGTACTGCCTGACGGCAGACCCGATGACCCGCCCGACGCCGAAACCGTGCTCGGGTTGGGCAACCGCAAGAACCAGATGTTCCACGAAATCTTGCGGCGTGACGGCATCGAGGTGTTCGAGGGCTCGCGCCGCTACCTCGAGGACGCCAGTGCAGCAGGTCTGGGCATCGCGGTCGTCTCGTCGAGCGCCAACACCGAAGAGATCCTCGACGTCACCGGGATGGCGCGCTACGTGCAGCACCGCGTCGACGGCGTCACCATGCGCGAGGAGCACATCGCGGGTAAACCCGCGCCGGACTCCTTTCTGCGGGCGGCCCAACTACTCGACGTGACACCGGCTCGCAGTGCCGTATTCGAGGACGCGCTCGCCGGGGTGGCGGCTGGACGGGCCGGCAACTTCGGCTACGTGGTGGGAGTCGACCGCGTCGGCCAGGCGGAGGAACTCCGACTCAGCGGGGCCGACATCGTCGTCACCGACCTCGCCGAACTGCTGGAGGCACCGTGA
- a CDS encoding MerR family transcriptional regulator, translated as MTQPPAGREPAGGISAILGSLRRAPRRVRRGSRDVIENAVTQLFDAAVRQPNACSSSGEYRLDDLARLGGTTTRNIRVYRDRGLLHPPLRVGRVALFNDTHLTRLRLITSMLDRGYNIAHVHEMLSAWEQGKNLGDVLGLESAIAGTWATEKPEAMPLPEARRLIDDAGAFDRMLALNLLRVDGDTATVMRPRLLEAFREVRQYGVTADKLIDIHVAVSPLVDEIGEILVQAGAEHVQDIIKPGASLPDDTKIAELITMLVRFRTQAVASVAATLATSIESTIEGLVSQVLAEFIDKAGQSDEG; from the coding sequence ATGACCCAGCCGCCCGCCGGGCGTGAGCCGGCGGGCGGGATCTCGGCAATCCTCGGCAGCCTGCGGCGCGCGCCGCGGCGTGTCCGCCGGGGATCTCGCGACGTCATCGAGAACGCCGTGACACAGCTGTTCGATGCGGCGGTGCGCCAGCCCAACGCCTGTTCATCGTCGGGTGAGTACCGCCTCGACGACCTGGCCCGGCTGGGCGGTACGACCACCCGAAACATCCGCGTCTACCGCGACCGCGGCCTACTGCACCCGCCGCTGCGGGTCGGCCGGGTCGCGTTGTTCAACGACACCCACCTCACCCGCCTGCGGCTGATCACCTCGATGCTCGACCGCGGCTACAACATAGCCCACGTCCACGAGATGCTCTCGGCCTGGGAACAGGGCAAGAACCTCGGGGACGTGCTCGGCCTGGAGAGCGCAATCGCCGGGACATGGGCCACCGAGAAACCTGAGGCGATGCCGCTGCCTGAGGCCCGGCGGCTCATCGACGACGCAGGCGCCTTCGACCGGATGTTGGCGCTCAACCTTCTCCGCGTCGACGGGGACACCGCGACCGTCATGCGTCCGAGGCTGCTCGAGGCTTTCCGGGAGGTCCGTCAGTACGGCGTGACCGCCGACAAGCTGATCGACATCCATGTCGCGGTGTCGCCGCTGGTCGACGAAATCGGCGAAATCCTCGTGCAAGCGGGTGCCGAGCACGTGCAGGACATCATCAAACCCGGTGCGTCACTGCCGGATGACACCAAGATCGCCGAGTTGATCACGATGCTGGTGCGCTTCCGCACGCAGGCCGTGGCGTCGGTCGCGGCGACGCTGGCCACGTCGATCGAGTCGACCATCGAGGGGCTGGTCAGCCAGGTCCTCGCCGAGTTCATCGACAAGGCAGGCCAATCCGACGAGGGGTGA
- a CDS encoding glycoside hydrolase family 65 protein, with protein MIPYDVFPVEPWQVREARLDFDLIDESESLFALSNGHIGFRGNLDEGEPHGMPGTYLNSFFEFRPLPYAEAGYGYPEAGQTIVNVTNGKIIRLLVDDEPFDVRYGDLLAHERTLDLRAGTLDRRAHWRSPTGKQVQVKSTRLVSLAQRSVAAIEYVVEAVDEFVRVTVQSELVANEDQPERSGDPRVAAILRKPLEAVHHERTDHSALLVHRTRGSALMMAAGMDHEVEVPGRVEISTDAREDLAGTTVICGLRPGQRLRIVKYLAYGWSSLRSRPALRDQAAAALTGARYSGWQGLLDAQRAYLDEFWDCADVEVEGDPDLQQAVRFGLFHVLQASARAERRAIPGKGLTGTGYDGHAFWDTEGFVLPVLTYTKPSAAADALRWRASTLPLARERATQLDLKGAAFPWRTIRGEECSAYWPAGTAGWHVNADIAMAFDRYRTVTGDNSLEDECGLALLIDTARLWMSIGHHDRHGVWHLDGVTGPDEYTAVVRDNVFTNLMAAHNLRVAADACERRSQIANDLGVNTEEMSAWREAAATAHIPYDEELGVHPQCEGFTTLAEWNFTENTSYPLLLHEPYVRLYPAQVVKQADLVLAMQWQSHAFTDEQKARNVDYYERRTTRDSSLSACTQAVMCAEVGHLNLAHDYAFEAAMIDLRNLHHNTRDGLHMASLAGAWTALVGGFGGLRDDEGMLSLDPHLPDALSRLRFRLRWRDFRLTVDACHDEVTYTLRDGPDGRLTIRHAGQEVVLSTEEPTAVKVQQRTPMLPTPSQPPGREPLRRRLTKPV; from the coding sequence GTGATCCCCTACGACGTCTTCCCCGTCGAGCCGTGGCAGGTCCGGGAGGCCAGGCTCGATTTCGATTTGATCGACGAATCCGAGTCGCTGTTCGCACTATCCAACGGACACATCGGCTTCCGCGGGAATCTCGACGAGGGTGAACCGCACGGCATGCCGGGTACGTATCTGAACTCGTTCTTCGAGTTCCGGCCACTTCCCTATGCGGAGGCCGGGTACGGCTACCCGGAAGCGGGCCAGACGATTGTCAACGTCACCAACGGGAAGATCATCCGGCTGCTCGTCGACGACGAGCCGTTCGACGTCCGCTATGGCGACCTTCTCGCCCATGAGCGGACGCTCGACCTGCGGGCCGGCACCCTGGACAGACGGGCACACTGGCGGTCGCCGACCGGCAAGCAGGTGCAGGTGAAGTCCACTCGCTTGGTGTCGCTGGCGCAGCGCAGCGTCGCGGCCATCGAGTACGTCGTCGAGGCGGTCGACGAATTCGTCCGCGTGACGGTGCAATCGGAGCTCGTCGCGAACGAAGACCAGCCTGAGCGGTCCGGTGACCCACGGGTGGCGGCGATACTGCGTAAACCTCTCGAGGCGGTCCATCACGAGCGAACCGACCACAGTGCGCTCCTGGTGCACCGGACCCGCGGCAGCGCCCTGATGATGGCCGCGGGCATGGACCACGAGGTCGAGGTTCCCGGCCGCGTCGAAATCAGCACGGACGCCCGCGAAGACCTCGCGGGCACCACCGTGATCTGCGGACTGCGCCCCGGCCAGCGCCTGCGCATCGTCAAGTACCTCGCCTACGGGTGGTCGAGCCTGCGCTCCCGCCCGGCACTGCGCGACCAGGCGGCCGCCGCACTGACCGGTGCGCGTTATTCCGGCTGGCAGGGGTTGCTCGACGCCCAACGCGCCTATCTCGACGAATTCTGGGACTGCGCCGACGTCGAGGTCGAAGGCGACCCGGACCTGCAGCAGGCGGTGCGGTTCGGCCTGTTCCACGTACTACAGGCCAGCGCCCGCGCGGAACGTCGCGCGATCCCCGGAAAGGGTCTGACGGGCACCGGGTACGACGGCCACGCCTTCTGGGACACCGAGGGTTTCGTGCTGCCGGTGCTGACCTACACCAAACCCTCCGCCGCCGCCGACGCGCTGCGGTGGCGGGCCTCCACCCTGCCGTTGGCGAGGGAACGTGCGACACAACTGGATCTCAAGGGCGCCGCGTTCCCGTGGCGCACCATCCGAGGCGAGGAGTGCTCGGCGTACTGGCCGGCGGGCACCGCGGGCTGGCATGTCAACGCCGACATCGCCATGGCTTTCGACCGCTACCGCACGGTCACCGGCGACAACTCCCTCGAGGACGAATGCGGACTCGCGTTGCTGATCGACACGGCCAGGCTGTGGATGAGCATCGGGCACCACGACCGTCACGGCGTGTGGCATCTCGACGGCGTCACCGGACCGGACGAGTACACCGCGGTGGTGCGCGACAACGTCTTCACCAACCTGATGGCCGCCCACAACCTGCGGGTGGCGGCCGACGCCTGTGAGAGGCGCTCGCAGATCGCCAACGACCTGGGCGTGAACACCGAGGAGATGTCGGCGTGGCGGGAAGCCGCCGCTACCGCGCACATCCCTTACGACGAGGAACTCGGCGTGCACCCGCAGTGCGAGGGCTTCACCACGCTGGCCGAGTGGAACTTCACCGAGAACACCTCATATCCGTTGCTGCTGCACGAGCCATATGTGCGGCTCTACCCCGCCCAGGTGGTCAAGCAGGCCGACCTGGTGCTCGCGATGCAGTGGCAGAGCCATGCCTTCACCGACGAACAGAAGGCCCGCAATGTCGACTACTACGAGCGGCGCACCACTCGCGACTCCTCGCTGTCGGCGTGCACGCAGGCGGTGATGTGTGCGGAGGTCGGGCATCTGAACCTCGCCCACGACTATGCGTTCGAGGCGGCGATGATCGATCTGCGCAACCTGCACCACAACACCCGCGACGGCCTGCACATGGCGTCGCTGGCCGGCGCGTGGACCGCGCTGGTCGGCGGCTTCGGCGGTCTGCGCGACGACGAGGGCATGCTGTCGTTGGACCCGCACCTGCCCGACGCCTTGTCGCGCCTGCGATTCCGGTTGCGCTGGCGCGACTTCCGGCTGACGGTCGATGCCTGCCACGACGAGGTTACCTATACGCTGCGCGACGGGCCGGACGGCCGGTTGACGATCCGGCACGCGGGCCAAGAGGTTGTCCTGTCCACCGAAGAGCCCACGGCGGTGAAGGTGCAGCAACGCACGCCGATGTTGCCGACACCGTCGCAGCCCCCGGGCCGCGAACCGCTCCGACGCCGCCTGACCAAGCCGGTCTGA
- a CDS encoding nucleoside hydrolase, with amino-acid sequence MALVYLLASPDAALVGIAATAGNVGVDQVCRNTLGLLELCGVRGIPVSRGADGPIASALRTAEDTHGPEGLGYARMPSSGSTVTTYDAAEAWVRAARAHPGELVGIAVGPLTNLALALRAEPALPTLLRRLVIMGGAFDYRGNTTAVAEWNVSVDPEAAAEVFTAWSGSGLTPPTVLGLNLTEHIALTPTLLTRLGAAAQSPSSPMSVLDDPGTRSAAANPLIRVLEDALRFYFEFHFYQGEGYLAHLHDPLAAAVALDPDLVECRPTTVAVELTGTLTRGMTIADWSGRWGRPSNALVGIGVDANVFFERFIARVGLFARRLG; translated from the coding sequence ATGGCGCTGGTGTACCTGCTTGCCAGCCCCGACGCCGCCCTGGTCGGAATCGCCGCCACCGCGGGCAACGTCGGTGTGGATCAGGTCTGCCGCAACACCCTCGGTCTGCTCGAGCTGTGCGGAGTGCGGGGCATTCCGGTGTCTCGTGGCGCCGACGGCCCGATCGCATCGGCGTTGCGCACCGCGGAGGACACCCACGGCCCGGAGGGGTTGGGTTATGCGCGCATGCCGTCGAGCGGTTCGACGGTCACCACGTACGACGCCGCCGAGGCGTGGGTGCGCGCTGCACGAGCTCATCCCGGGGAGTTGGTGGGGATCGCGGTCGGACCGCTGACCAATCTGGCGCTGGCGCTGCGCGCGGAGCCGGCGCTGCCGACCCTGCTCCGCCGGTTGGTGATCATGGGTGGCGCGTTCGACTACCGGGGCAACACGACCGCGGTGGCGGAGTGGAATGTCAGCGTCGACCCGGAGGCCGCTGCCGAGGTGTTCACCGCATGGAGCGGCTCAGGTTTGACGCCGCCGACCGTGCTGGGCCTCAACCTGACCGAGCACATCGCGTTGACGCCGACGCTGCTGACCAGATTGGGTGCCGCTGCGCAGTCGCCGAGCTCGCCGATGAGCGTGCTCGACGACCCGGGCACCCGTTCGGCGGCCGCCAACCCGCTGATCCGCGTACTCGAGGATGCGCTGCGGTTCTATTTCGAGTTCCACTTCTACCAGGGGGAGGGCTACCTCGCTCACCTGCACGATCCGCTGGCCGCCGCCGTCGCGCTCGACCCCGACCTGGTCGAGTGCCGGCCCACGACGGTCGCCGTCGAGCTGACCGGCACGCTGACCCGCGGAATGACGATCGCGGACTGGAGCGGGCGGTGGGGCCGCCCGTCGAATGCGCTGGTCGGCATCGGCGTCGACGCGAATGTCTTCTTCGAGAGGTTCATCGCCCGGGTGGGTCTGTTCGCCCGCCGGCTGGGATGA
- the guaA gene encoding glutamine-hydrolyzing GMP synthase, whose amino-acid sequence MNSPSPRPVLVVDFGAQYAQLIARRVREARVFSEVIPHTATVEEIKAKDPQAIVLSGGPASVYADGAPQLDPALFDLDVPVFGICYGFQAMAQALGGTVAHTGTSEYGRTELEVAGGELHSDLPATQPVWMSHGDAVTEAPSGFQVVATSAGAPVAAFENRARRLAGVQYHPEVLHSPHGQQVLSRFLHDFAGIGATWTPANIADALVEQVREQVGDGRAICGLSGGVDSAVAAALVQRTIGDRLTCVFVDHGLLRSGERAQVQRDFVAATGANLVTVDAADRFLEALSGVTNPEGKRKIIGREFISAFDGAVVDIVGDSGAPVEFLVQGTLYPDVVESGGGSGTANIKSHHNVGGLPADLKFQLVEPLRLLFKDEVRAVGRELGLPEEIVARQPFPGPGLGIRIVGEVTHGRLETLRHADAIAREELTAAGLDNQIWQCPVVLLADVRSVGVQGDGRTYGHPIVLRPVSSEDAMTADWTRVPYEVLERISTRITNEVPEVNRVVLDVTSKPPGTIEWE is encoded by the coding sequence GTGAATTCCCCATCCCCGCGGCCTGTCCTGGTCGTCGACTTCGGCGCGCAGTACGCGCAGCTGATCGCACGTCGGGTCCGCGAAGCTCGGGTCTTCTCCGAAGTCATCCCGCACACCGCCACCGTCGAGGAGATCAAGGCCAAGGACCCGCAGGCGATCGTGCTGTCCGGCGGTCCGGCGAGCGTCTACGCCGACGGCGCCCCGCAACTCGACCCGGCGCTGTTCGACCTCGACGTCCCCGTGTTCGGTATCTGCTACGGCTTCCAGGCCATGGCGCAGGCGCTGGGTGGCACCGTCGCCCACACCGGCACCAGCGAATACGGTCGCACCGAGCTCGAAGTGGCCGGTGGAGAACTGCATTCGGACCTCCCCGCCACCCAGCCGGTGTGGATGAGCCACGGTGACGCGGTCACCGAGGCGCCGTCCGGTTTCCAGGTGGTGGCAACCAGCGCCGGTGCGCCGGTCGCGGCCTTCGAGAACCGGGCGCGCCGGCTGGCCGGCGTGCAGTACCACCCCGAGGTGCTGCACTCACCCCACGGCCAGCAGGTGCTCAGCCGCTTCCTGCACGACTTCGCGGGCATCGGGGCCACATGGACCCCGGCCAACATCGCCGACGCGCTCGTCGAACAGGTCCGTGAGCAGGTCGGCGACGGCCGCGCCATCTGTGGATTGTCCGGCGGGGTGGACTCGGCGGTGGCCGCCGCGCTGGTGCAGCGCACCATCGGTGACCGTCTAACCTGTGTGTTCGTCGACCACGGCCTGCTGCGATCGGGGGAGCGGGCACAGGTACAGCGCGACTTCGTCGCCGCCACCGGCGCCAATCTCGTCACCGTCGACGCCGCCGACCGGTTCCTCGAGGCGCTCTCCGGGGTGACCAATCCTGAGGGCAAACGCAAGATCATCGGCCGCGAGTTCATCAGCGCCTTCGACGGCGCCGTGGTCGACATCGTGGGTGACAGCGGAGCGCCGGTCGAGTTCCTGGTGCAGGGCACGCTGTACCCCGACGTCGTCGAATCCGGCGGCGGGTCGGGTACGGCGAACATCAAGAGCCACCACAACGTGGGTGGCCTGCCCGCCGACCTGAAATTCCAGCTCGTGGAACCGCTGCGGCTGCTGTTCAAGGACGAGGTTCGCGCGGTCGGACGTGAACTCGGGCTGCCCGAGGAGATCGTCGCGCGCCAACCGTTCCCCGGTCCGGGGCTGGGCATCCGCATCGTCGGTGAGGTGACGCACGGGCGGTTGGAGACGCTGCGGCACGCCGATGCGATCGCCCGCGAGGAGCTCACCGCCGCGGGCCTGGACAACCAGATCTGGCAGTGCCCGGTGGTGCTGTTGGCCGATGTCCGGTCGGTGGGCGTGCAGGGCGACGGCCGCACCTACGGTCATCCGATCGTGCTGCGGCCGGTGTCCAGCGAGGACGCCATGACTGCCGACTGGACCCGGGTGCCCTACGAGGTGCTCGAGCGGATCTCCACCCGAATCACCAACGAGGTGCCCGAGGTGAACCGCGTGGTGCTCGACGTCACCAGCAAGCCGCCGGGCACCATCGAGTGGGAGTAG
- a CDS encoding reductase: MAIDMDAMLEKIKDRQWALADIDWDAPGAETISDEFRPKLKAFMADLCWIENVGARGFAALAKKAPTPALAEIYRYFHAEEQRHANAELALMKRWGMLDDGETPEPNVNIRLAIEWLDRYSDDMSLPVLGTVIPMLEVALDGALLKFLLDEVHDPVCHQVFERINNDESRHIAVDFEVLNMIGHAKARKLAIDFVGSFASPGLVIGAIMYVPLLNRMRNNIVDMGLEPERLYKAMMRFKELGGRAEHTWRVPTYQLLKLHGRWVVNPRHPYHWLANPMVWASDRYPRSLLRPIPSWFKELTYEPAA; encoded by the coding sequence ATGGCCATCGACATGGACGCCATGCTGGAGAAGATCAAGGACCGGCAGTGGGCGCTGGCCGACATCGACTGGGACGCACCGGGTGCCGAGACGATCAGCGACGAGTTCCGGCCCAAGCTCAAGGCCTTCATGGCCGACCTGTGCTGGATCGAGAACGTCGGTGCCCGCGGGTTCGCGGCGCTGGCGAAGAAAGCCCCGACACCGGCGCTGGCGGAGATATACCGGTACTTCCACGCCGAGGAGCAGCGGCACGCGAATGCCGAACTGGCGCTGATGAAGCGCTGGGGAATGCTCGACGACGGCGAGACCCCCGAACCCAACGTCAACATCCGCCTGGCCATCGAGTGGCTCGACCGTTACTCCGATGACATGTCGCTGCCGGTGCTCGGCACGGTCATCCCGATGCTGGAGGTCGCCCTCGACGGCGCGCTACTGAAATTCCTCCTCGACGAGGTCCACGACCCAGTCTGCCACCAGGTGTTCGAGAGGATCAACAATGACGAATCCCGCCACATCGCGGTGGATTTCGAGGTGTTGAACATGATCGGCCACGCCAAGGCGCGGAAACTGGCGATCGACTTCGTCGGCAGCTTCGCCAGCCCGGGTCTTGTCATCGGCGCGATCATGTACGTCCCGCTGCTGAATCGGATGCGCAACAACATCGTGGACATGGGCCTGGAACCCGAGCGGCTGTACAAAGCCATGATGCGTTTCAAGGAGCTCGGTGGTCGAGCCGAACACACCTGGCGGGTGCCGACGTACCAATTGCTCAAGTTGCACGGGCGGTGGGTTGTCAACCCGCGCCATCCGTACCACTGGCTGGCCAATCCGATGGTGTGGGCCTCCGACCGGTACCCGCGATCGCTGTTGCGGCCGATCCCGTCGTGGTTCAAGGAACTCACCTACGAGCCGGCGGCCTGA